Part of the Bacilli bacterium PM5-9 genome is shown below.
TATTAAATAAATAAGCACCATTTTTTCGATATTGTTTACCACCACTCAAGGCAACAATTTCACCAGTTTGAGTTTTACTAACAATAAATCCAAAATTCAATTTATCATTTGGTACACTAACGTGTTTTTTCTTAGTTAATTCATTTGCATATTTTTGTGCGCTTGTATCCATTGTAGTATAAACCTTTAATGATTTAACGAATGGATCAACTTTATATTTAGTTTGTAACTCATCTGCTACCACATCAATATAGGCTTGATAAGGATTAGATGTTGTTTTTTTATTAAAGTTAACTTCATTAGCAACCTTAACTTGTTGTAGTAAATAATATTCACTATCTTTAATGTATCCTTGATTTTTATTTGCTAATAAAACATCTTCTAAACGATTTTGAGATTCATTTACATAACCATTTTCAGTTGCTGTTCCTAATGGATTAGCGGCTGATGGCATATTTAAAGTCCCAACTAAAATTGATGATTGAACATAGTCTATTTCATAAACACTATGATCAAAGAAATATTTACTTGCTAATTCAATACCACGAACATTTCCTTGCCCAAACTCAAAGTAATTTAAGTATGATGTTAAAATTTGAGTTTTTGATAGTTGTGTTTCAGCAATTCCAGATAAAAAGATTTCTCTAATTTTTCTTGTTACTGATGAATTACCAATACGACCAACATGAGTTTCACCAATGATTTGTTGGGTAATTGAACTTCCACCTGCTTTAGAATTTCTTAAGATTACTGTTTTAAAACCACTTTCTAAGGTATTAATAATATCTGAACCATGGTGCTTAAAAAATGTAGCATCTTCTGTACCAACAACTGAGTTAATAATTCCTTGATTCATTTCATCATAACTTATATTTAAAACGTTTTCTCCATTTTCTCTTTTTTGAGAAATTTTTCCGATTTCTTTATTTTTTCTATCATAAACTATCGTATCATTATTTCGATAAATTAATTCTTTTGTAAATTGATTAGGGCTTGTTATTATTATTAAAGCAATAATAATTAACCCTAAAAAACAAATGTTAAAACAAACTTTTAAGAATCTATCAAAATATCTTATTGTTTTATTTTCTATGTGTTTACTTGAAAAGAAAGTATTCCATATTTTATTTAAAAAGGAACTGTTTTTTATCCTGTTAAATAAACCTTTTTCAGATTTATTGACTTTATCAACTTTTATTTCTTCAGTTTTAAAATCTTCATAGTTTTCTTCGTGATCAACAGGGTAGGCTCTATTATAATTGTCTTGATTGCTATTTAAATCAGCATTTACTTTATCAATTAAACTTTGTCTAGCTTTTCTATTGTTCATCGTTTCACCTCGAATTTATAATTTTATCAACTGCTTCTAAATAGTCAATGCGAGGATTATATCCTTGCTTAATTAGAAAACCAGTAGTGCTTATTATATCATAGCTAAGTGATTTTTCACCACTTTTTATGGAGTTAATCACAATTTGTGCACTCAAAAGATAGACTTCATCATAAGTAGTAAATTTAATTATAAAAAAGGCTATTCCACCATGATTAATAACACTTTCTAAATGTTCAACTTGATGTTTATGAATATTTGCGTGGATAAACTTAGTTTTATTTCTTGTTTCTTTTGCTTCAAAATCAAGATAATATCCTTTATATACACCATTGTAATCTGTAGTTGATGGCAATTTAAAATAAGCTTCAGTTATCTTAGCCGCTTGTCGATTTGGATAATCAACTTTTACTATTTGAATAGGTGTTGGTTTTTTGTGAATATTGGCTTTATTTGAATGTAAATAGTATTTATTTGTCGAATCTAAATCTTTTTCTAATGACATTCCTCGATTAGAACTATTTTTATTTTTAGGTTGAATAGTATCAATACTTTTTTTATTTGGATATTTTATCATTTTAAAACCTCCTATTTACATTATAATAGAATTAGTTATACTTGAAAACATTTTTATAAAAATGTATAATAGATAGGTACGATATATTATAATGTAAGGGGTTAAATTATGGAACAACTTAAATTAAATAGTGAAGTTATTTTAGACAAAGAATTTGATGTTGATATCAAAGGGTATAGTGCTAAACAAGTTGATATGTTTTTAGATATTGTTTATGAGGACTATCTTTTATTTGAGAAAATAGTTAATGAACATTTAGAACATATTAAATCATTACAAGAAAGAAATGAGAATTTAGTAAAAGAGTTAGAAGCAACTTTAAAAAATCAAGTAGTATCAAATGAAATGGTACAAACTGAACAAATTAATACTATTGATATTTTAAAAAGGTTATCTAAATTAGAACAAGAAGTTTATAATCAAAAATAAAGATATCTAAATTGAGACAATCGCTGTAATTTTAGATTATAGAGGAAAGTCCATGCTCTTACAAACTGAGATGTTTGTAGTGTTTGTGCTAGATGAAAAAATAAATCTAGTCAGTAGTAATACTGAAGGCTGAACAAAATCCTAAGTTTTTTTAAATATGGATGGCGTCTGTAAAAGTGCCACAGTGACGAAGCTAGAAAGGAAACTTTTTAGGTGGAACGAGGTAAACCCCATAAAAGAGAAACCCAAATTATGGTAGGGGCACTCAAAAGAAGGAAATGAACTTACTTTTGGGATGTAGTAATACATAGATAAATGATTGTCGCTCTAAATTAGAGAACAAAACATGGCTTATGATATTTAGATATTTTATATTAAGGATGGTGATGGTATGCTTACAATTTTTAGAAACAATGGAATTAAATTAGATACTATTGAACAAATTGAACCAGATTGCTGGATTCATTTAGAAGAACCAACTAAAGAAGAAATGATGAATGTTTTTAAGAAAACGCAATGCCATTACGACTTTTTAAGTGCGCCTTTAGATTTAGAGGAAATGCCAAGAATTGAGCGTGAAGATGATCAGTTCTTAATTGTTGTAAACGTTGTTAATGAATCATTTGATGATGACTTAAATTTATATTATGATACTATTCCATTAGGAATTGTAATTTTGGATGATTATATTATTACGATAGCTCCACAAAGTGTTAGCTGTATTAATAATCTAGTGAATCGAAACATTAGAATTGTATCAACGCTAAGAAAAAATAAATTAATGATTCAAATAATGTATTATATGGCACAAGAGTATTTAAAAGCATTGCAAAAAATTGATAAAATTTCTTTAGACATTGAAAAAACTATGAAAACTTCTCCAAATAATAAAGCTATTGTTGAATTATTGTCATTAGAGAAAACTCTAGTTTATTTTAAATCGGCTTTAAGGTCTAATGAGAGTGTTTTGAAAAAGATTAATAGATTTCAATGGGTTCATCGTTTTGAAGATGATAGTGATCTTTTAGAAGATACACTAATTGAAATTAACCAGGCAACTGATATGACTGATATTAATATTAGTATCATTATTGGGCTTCGTGAAGCTTTTGCTAGTTTAATATCAAATAACTTGAATAATACTATGAAAATACTTGCTAGTATTACAATTCTTTTAACTGTTCCAACGATGATTTATAGTTTTTATGGAATAAATTTAGATTTAAAAGTATTGCCAGCAATATTTCAATCAACTGAATTTGTCGGTTTGTTTTCAGTGTTTGTAACGGTAATTTTATATATAATATTAAAAAGAAAGAATATGCTTTAAAATTTTGTTATTGTATAGTAATCAATTAGTATGGTATAATCAAGATGGAATATAGTTTTTACTTATGAAAAAATATGAGGTGATTAAATGAATAGTGTGGGAAATTTACTGAAAGAGCAGCGTGAATCTCGTGGTTTAACAATTGATGATGTTGTAAATGGAACAAAAATACAAAAAATATATGTTGATGCGATAGAGAAAGGTGATTTCTCGTTTTTTCAAAATCAAGAATTCTATCAACAAGTTTTTGTAGGAAGTTATGCTGATTTTTTAGGTTTAAATAAAAACGAACTTTTAGTTAATCTTCAAGAAGATGCTAAAAATTATGTTGTTCAACCAAAAGAACCAGTTCAAGCAACTCCACAAATGGATCCTGGTAAAGTAAAAAAATACTTACAAGATTATGATGTTAAATCAATGGAAGTTGATCCTGCTGTTGAAAGTGTTGAAGTAAATAATGAAATAAGAGAAGAACAAACTCAACCAGAGGTAACAAATGATGAAATTAATCAATTAATTGATGAAATTAATCAAAGTGTTGAAGTTGATTTAAATGAGTACTTTGAGCCAGAAGTTTCAAATAATACTATTGAAGATAATTTAAATGTAAATGAAACTAGTGCTACAGATATTGAGCCATTATTAAATAGTTCGATTTTAGAAGATATTCAAAAAATTAATGATGAAGCACCTAGTGATAATGATGAACTTGCAGATGTTGATATGCCAACTATTCATGAAAATCCAGATAATAATTTCTTTAATCAAACTAAAGATGATAAATTTGATTCAACTGCTGTTATTGATTTAACAAGTGGAATTGAAATTGAAACTGTTTCTAAAGAAGAAGATGAACCAATTTTCAAACCACAAGCAACTGAAACAAAAATAACTGATGAAATAGTTGATGAACCACTTATTGTTGAACAACCTACTCAAAAAGAAACAATTACTAATGATAGACCAAGTTTCAGTATTGAGGAAATAACAAAACAAGATGATAGCATTTTAGCTACACTTGAAAAAGATTTGCAATCTTCTAATTTGAATATGGAAGACCCATCAAAAACATCTATGGATTTAAAAATTGCAAAAGCTTTAGGCGATAGCAAGGTAGCTGTTGATGAAAAGGATGAGAAGAAAATTAAGCGTGATAAAGTAATTGATTACTTATTAGCGATTATCATAATAGCACTAGTTTGTTATTTAGGATTCTTATTCTGGAAGCAATTTATTTAAATAATATTAACCTCAACTTTATTAGTTGGGGTTTAAATTTCAAAGAGGTTTGATATAAATGAAAATTAATACAGCAACTAAAATAACTATTTTTAGAATTTTTTTAATACCACTTATTTTAGTAATATTATTGTTTCCTTATCATGATTATGAAATAAATACAACGATTAATTTGTTTGGAATAGAAATGTACCTACCATATTTTGCATCATTAATTGTCTTTGCGATTGCATCATTATCTGATGCTCTTGATGGTTATATTGCACGTTCAACTAATACGATTACAAATTTAGGGAAGTTTCTAGATCCAGTAGCTGATAAATTATTAGTCGATTCAGTATTAATTTATTTAGTTTCTAGTAATCATCTTCCAGTGATTCTAGTTATTATAATGATATCTAGAGATATTATGGTTGATACTTTAAGGTTGTTATGTGTTGAAAATAATGTTGTTGTGGCAGCAAGTATTTATGGTAAATTAAAAACAGTTTTTCAAATGGTGATGATTTGTTTAATATTATTGTTTGCTTTACCAAATGTTGAATTAGCAAAACCATTAACTTATCTAGCTTATTTAACAACTTTATTATCAGTTGTATCAGGGATAGATTATTTTATCAAAAATATTAATTTATTAAAAAAATAGGAATATAAAAATTAAATGTAAATATTATATGGGAGGTTAGAGTATGGCAAAAGAAAAAGAAATAGATGCTAAATTAGAAGCATCATTAAAACAAATAAAAAAGCAATATGGTGAAGGATCAATTATGGTGCTTGGAGATAGAGCACATGTTGATATTGGAGTAATTCCAAGTGGTTCTTTAACACTTGACTTAGCATTAGGAATAGGTGGATATCCTCAAGGAAGAATTGTGGAAATCTATGGTCCAGAATCAAGTGGGAAAACAACATTTAGTTTACATGCGATTGCTGAAGTTCAAAAACAAGGGAAAAAAGCTGCATTTATTGATGCAGAACACGCAATAGATCCAGTTTATGCAAAAAACTTAGGTGTTAATGTTGATGAGCTAATTTTATCGCAACCTGATAGTGGTGAGCAGGCTTTAGAGATTGCTGAAATCTTAGTAAGCTCACAAGCAATTGATTTGATTGTTGTTGACTCTGTAGCAGCTCTTGTGCCTCAAGCAGAATTAGATGGAGAAATGAGCGATGCAACAATAGGACTTCAAGCTCGATTAATGTCAAAGGCAATGAGAAAATTAAGCGGTTTATTAAATAAATCAGAATGCACAATTATCTTTATCAACCAATTAAGAGAAAAAATTGGGATTATGTTTGGAAACCCAGAAACAACTCCTGGTGGACGTGCTTTAAAATTCTATTCTTCTGTTCGATTAGAAGTTAGAAGAAGTGAAGCAATAAAAAATGGTACTGATATAATTGGAAATCGTACTAATATTAAAGTTGTTAAAAATAAAGTTGCACCTCCATTCAAAACTGCACAAGTTGATATTATGTATGGTGAGGGAATTTCAAAAACTGGTGAGCTTGTTGATGTTGGAACAGAATTAGAAATAATTGACAAGTCAGGTGCTTGGTATTCTTATGAAGGTGAAAAAATTGGTCAGGGACGTGAAAATGTTAAAAAATATTTAACTGAACATCCTGAGTTTCAACAAATGTTAAGTGATAAAATCAGAGAAAAACTAATGAACAATGATGATAAAGAATAAAATAAATATTTGATAAGAAAGATAAATTTTTTATCTTTTTTATTTTATTTAAATAACTAAATAATAAAAAATATTTATGAAAATATAAAATGAGAGTTCAATTAATGAATTCTTTTTTGTTTCATAAATGAAAATATATTGACATTATTCAATAAAATGTTTATTATAATAAACGAGGTGTTAATATGAAAAACTTTCAATATATAAAAGATGCTCTTGAAAAACAAGGGAAAAGCGTTTCATGGTTAGCAAAGGAAACAGGAGTATCTAAAGGTTATGTTTCTAAATTATTAAATAATAAAGTAACAGAACCAGGAAGTGCTAAAATACAAGCAATTCATCAAGTTTTAAACATTATTGAAGAACCATTAGAATATGAAAAAAATGCTTATTTAATAGATGTTAATTCATTAAGCATTGAAAAGTATATCTATGTAGCAACCAAATGTATTAATTCAAGTTATGATATCT
Proteins encoded:
- a CDS encoding recombination protein U (product_source=KO:K03700; cath_funfam=3.40.1350.10; cog=COG3331; ko=KO:K03700; pfam=PF03838; superfamily=52980; tigrfam=TIGR00648), with the protein product MIKYPNKKSIDTIQPKNKNSSNRGMSLEKDLDSTNKYYLHSNKANIHKKPTPIQIVKVDYPNRQAAKITEAYFKLPSTTDYNGVYKGYYLDFEAKETRNKTKFIHANIHKHQVEHLESVINHGGIAFFIIKFTTYDEVYLLSAQIVINSIKSGEKSLSYDIISTTGFLIKQGYNPRIDYLEAVDKIINSR
- a CDS encoding DivIVA domain-containing protein (product_source=TIGR03544; cog=COG3599; pfam=PF05103; superfamily=47240; tigrfam=TIGR03544) codes for the protein MEQLKLNSEVILDKEFDVDIKGYSAKQVDMFLDIVYEDYLLFEKIVNEHLEHIKSLQERNENLVKELEATLKNQVVSNEMVQTEQINTIDILKRLSKLEQEVYNQK
- a CDS encoding magnesium transporter (product_source=KO:K03284; cath_funfam=1.20.58.340,3.30.460.20; cog=COG0598; ko=KO:K03284; pfam=PF01544; superfamily=143865,144083; transmembrane_helix_parts=Inside_1_253,TMhelix_254_274,Outside_275_283,TMhelix_284_306,Inside_307_312), encoding MLTIFRNNGIKLDTIEQIEPDCWIHLEEPTKEEMMNVFKKTQCHYDFLSAPLDLEEMPRIEREDDQFLIVVNVVNESFDDDLNLYYDTIPLGIVILDDYIITIAPQSVSCINNLVNRNIRIVSTLRKNKLMIQIMYYMAQEYLKALQKIDKISLDIEKTMKTSPNNKAIVELLSLEKTLVYFKSALRSNESVLKKINRFQWVHRFEDDSDLLEDTLIEINQATDMTDINISIIIGLREAFASLISNNLNNTMKILASITILLTVPTMIYSFYGINLDLKVLPAIFQSTEFVGLFSVFVTVILYIILKRKNML
- a CDS encoding transcriptional regulator with XRE-family HTH domain (product_source=COG1396; cath_funfam=1.10.260.40,1.10.286.10; cog=COG1396; pfam=PF13413; superfamily=47413,56399; transmembrane_helix_parts=Outside_1_360,TMhelix_361_379,Inside_380_383); the encoded protein is MNSVGNLLKEQRESRGLTIDDVVNGTKIQKIYVDAIEKGDFSFFQNQEFYQQVFVGSYADFLGLNKNELLVNLQEDAKNYVVQPKEPVQATPQMDPGKVKKYLQDYDVKSMEVDPAVESVEVNNEIREEQTQPEVTNDEINQLIDEINQSVEVDLNEYFEPEVSNNTIEDNLNVNETSATDIEPLLNSSILEDIQKINDEAPSDNDELADVDMPTIHENPDNNFFNQTKDDKFDSTAVIDLTSGIEIETVSKEEDEPIFKPQATETKITDEIVDEPLIVEQPTQKETITNDRPSFSIEEITKQDDSILATLEKDLQSSNLNMEDPSKTSMDLKIAKALGDSKVAVDEKDEKKIKRDKVIDYLLAIIIIALVCYLGFLFWKQFI
- a CDS encoding CDP-diacylglycerol--glycerol-3-phosphate 3-phosphatidyltransferase (product_source=KO:K00995; cog=COG0558; ko=KO:K00995; pfam=PF01066; superfamily=81648; tigrfam=TIGR00560; transmembrane_helix_parts=Outside_1_9,TMhelix_10_29,Inside_30_35,TMhelix_36_58,Outside_59_92,TMhelix_93_115,Inside_116_135,TMhelix_136_158,Outside_159_167,TMhelix_168_187,Inside_188_195), with the translated sequence MKINTATKITIFRIFLIPLILVILLFPYHDYEINTTINLFGIEMYLPYFASLIVFAIASLSDALDGYIARSTNTITNLGKFLDPVADKLLVDSVLIYLVSSNHLPVILVIIMISRDIMVDTLRLLCVENNVVVAASIYGKLKTVFQMVMICLILLFALPNVELAKPLTYLAYLTTLLSVVSGIDYFIKNINLLKK
- a CDS encoding recombination protein RecA (product_source=KO:K03553; cath_funfam=3.40.50.300; cog=COG0468; ko=KO:K03553; pfam=PF00154; smart=SM00382; superfamily=52540,54752; tigrfam=TIGR02012); this encodes MAKEKEIDAKLEASLKQIKKQYGEGSIMVLGDRAHVDIGVIPSGSLTLDLALGIGGYPQGRIVEIYGPESSGKTTFSLHAIAEVQKQGKKAAFIDAEHAIDPVYAKNLGVNVDELILSQPDSGEQALEIAEILVSSQAIDLIVVDSVAALVPQAELDGEMSDATIGLQARLMSKAMRKLSGLLNKSECTIIFINQLREKIGIMFGNPETTPGGRALKFYSSVRLEVRRSEAIKNGTDIIGNRTNIKVVKNKVAPPFKTAQVDIMYGEGISKTGELVDVGTELEIIDKSGAWYSYEGEKIGQGRENVKKYLTEHPEFQQMLSDKIREKLMNNDDKE